A DNA window from Pithys albifrons albifrons isolate INPA30051 chromosome 7, PitAlb_v1, whole genome shotgun sequence contains the following coding sequences:
- the LOC139673849 gene encoding class I histocompatibility antigen, F10 alpha chain-like isoform X2 — MAPALGLGALLGLLGLLGDPGGPTEVLHSLWYQHMAVSEPSPGVPQFMSVGFLDGIPFMRYDSERGRMEPQTPWMGKGPEPGFWDGETKIAEVHQHWAAHSLETLRVRYNHSRGLHTLQWVSGCDLLSDGTFQGSDRYSYNGRDFLSSELGSKNFVPANVAAQVTKRKGEYERIEVEEWIKYLGLTCPEWLQIFIRYGQEALERKEPPDVHVSGKEEHGILTLSCHAYGFYPGIIGISWMKGDEIWDQETEWGGVVPNSDGTFHSRARIEALPGEWEQYRCRVEHAGMPEPGIFAWEPESNWNSTPVVVALSVIAAIIIIILMGFGVWKLQSGNRERNGYNTTPITDA; from the exons ATGGCCCCAGCGCTGGGTCTGGGGgcgctcctggggctgctggggctcctgggggaTCCGGGGGGGCCGACGGAGG ttCTCCACTCCCTGTGGTACCAGCACATGGCAGTGTCAGAGCCCAGTCCGGGGGTCCCCCAGTTCATGTCTGTGGGATTCCTGGATGGGATCCCCTTTATGCGCTACGACAGCGAGCGGGGCCGGATGGAGCCACAGACGCCGTGGATGGGGAAGGGACCCGAGCCGGGATTTTGGGATGGAGAGACCAAGATTGCTGAGgtgcaccagcactgggctgcccacagcctggagaCACTGCGGGTCCGGTACAACCATAGCAGGG GTCTCCACACACTGCAGTGGGTTTCTGGCTGTGACCTCCTGTCCGATGGGACTTTCCAGGGATCGGACCGGTACAGCTACAATGGGCGGGATTTCCTCTCCTCCGAGCTGGGATCCAAGAACTTCGTGCCAGCCAACGTTGCTGCCCAGGTCACCAAGAGGAAAGGGGAATACGAACGGATCGAGGTGGAGGAGTGGATAAAATACCTGGGGCTCACCTGTCCAGAATGGCTCCAGATATTCATCAGATACGGGCAGGAGGCGCTGGAGCGCAAAG AGCCCCCTGATGTCCATGTCTCCGGCAAAGAGGAACACGGGATCCTGACGTTGTCCTGCCACGCGTACGGATTCTACCCTGGGATCATCGGGATCAGCTGGATGAAAGGGGATGAAATCTGGGATCAGGAGACGGAGTGGGGCGGGGTCGTTCCCAACAGCGACGGCACCTTCCACAGCCGGGCCAGGATCGAGGCGCTGCCGGGGGAGTGGGAGCAGTACCGGTGCCGGGTGGAGCACGCCGGGATGCCGGAGCCCGGGATCTTCGCCTGGG AGCCAGAATCCAACTGGAATTCCACCCCAGTGGTGGTCGCCCTGTCCGTCATCGctgccatcatcatcatcatcctgaTGGGATTCGGTGTCTGGAAGCTTCAATCCG ggaacagggagaggaatGGATACAACACAACACCTATCA CAGATGCTTGA
- the LOC139673849 gene encoding class I histocompatibility antigen, F10 alpha chain-like isoform X1 produces MAPALGLGALLGLLGLLGDPGGPTEVLHSLWYQHMAVSEPSPGVPQFMSVGFLDGIPFMRYDSERGRMEPQTPWMGKGPEPGFWDGETKIAEVHQHWAAHSLETLRVRYNHSRGLHTLQWVSGCDLLSDGTFQGSDRYSYNGRDFLSSELGSKNFVPANVAAQVTKRKGEYERIEVEEWIKYLGLTCPEWLQIFIRYGQEALERKEPPDVHVSGKEEHGILTLSCHAYGFYPGIIGISWMKGDEIWDQETEWGGVVPNSDGTFHSRARIEALPGEWEQYRCRVEHAGMPEPGIFAWEPESNWNSTPVVVALSVIAAIIIIILMGFGVWKLQSGNRERNGYNTTPIIADA; encoded by the exons ATGGCCCCAGCGCTGGGTCTGGGGgcgctcctggggctgctggggctcctgggggaTCCGGGGGGGCCGACGGAGG ttCTCCACTCCCTGTGGTACCAGCACATGGCAGTGTCAGAGCCCAGTCCGGGGGTCCCCCAGTTCATGTCTGTGGGATTCCTGGATGGGATCCCCTTTATGCGCTACGACAGCGAGCGGGGCCGGATGGAGCCACAGACGCCGTGGATGGGGAAGGGACCCGAGCCGGGATTTTGGGATGGAGAGACCAAGATTGCTGAGgtgcaccagcactgggctgcccacagcctggagaCACTGCGGGTCCGGTACAACCATAGCAGGG GTCTCCACACACTGCAGTGGGTTTCTGGCTGTGACCTCCTGTCCGATGGGACTTTCCAGGGATCGGACCGGTACAGCTACAATGGGCGGGATTTCCTCTCCTCCGAGCTGGGATCCAAGAACTTCGTGCCAGCCAACGTTGCTGCCCAGGTCACCAAGAGGAAAGGGGAATACGAACGGATCGAGGTGGAGGAGTGGATAAAATACCTGGGGCTCACCTGTCCAGAATGGCTCCAGATATTCATCAGATACGGGCAGGAGGCGCTGGAGCGCAAAG AGCCCCCTGATGTCCATGTCTCCGGCAAAGAGGAACACGGGATCCTGACGTTGTCCTGCCACGCGTACGGATTCTACCCTGGGATCATCGGGATCAGCTGGATGAAAGGGGATGAAATCTGGGATCAGGAGACGGAGTGGGGCGGGGTCGTTCCCAACAGCGACGGCACCTTCCACAGCCGGGCCAGGATCGAGGCGCTGCCGGGGGAGTGGGAGCAGTACCGGTGCCGGGTGGAGCACGCCGGGATGCCGGAGCCCGGGATCTTCGCCTGGG AGCCAGAATCCAACTGGAATTCCACCCCAGTGGTGGTCGCCCTGTCCGTCATCGctgccatcatcatcatcatcctgaTGGGATTCGGTGTCTGGAAGCTTCAATCCG ggaacagggagaggaatGGATACAACACAACACCTATCA tAGCAGATGCTTGA